From the Eschrichtius robustus isolate mEscRob2 chromosome 3, mEscRob2.pri, whole genome shotgun sequence genome, the window TCTGATAAAGATTGAGAAAATCACTTTATGTATCAGATAATCTCAATTCCATGAATGAGTGATGATTAGATTCATGATAGACTCATTTTCATCGTAAACTAAGTCTATCACTGTTCACCAAAGGCACTCAGGAGGTAAATTTAATTGTTCCATTTCTTAGTTTTTAGAATTGGTTTATTAATGTTACTCgaatacttaaaaaatttttataaatacgtAGACTGTGGAGCCCCATGCTGGTTTAGCCCAGTGGTTCTTAATGTAGAGAGACAACCCCTCCCTCCTTTCGGGTGAGACCTGGGCCATGTCCGGAGACTTTTTTGCTTGTCACAGATAGAAGGAGGGGCGTGCTATTGGCGTCCAGGGGGTGGGGGTCAGTGATGCTTCTGAACGTCCTCTGATGCTTCAGACAGCCCCACAGCAGAGAGTGATCTCCCCAAATGTCAGTCGTGCTGTGGTCGAGGCGCTTGTAGCAGCCTGTGGTGGGTACTCGTTTGTCCCCTGAGTAGAATGCACATGTCCCTACCTCAAGTGGCGTCTCTTCCCAGGGCAGATCAGGCTTTCCTGGTCCTGGTTTTTAAAGAGGATACCAGGGGtggcaagggggtggggggatctgAGGATGGGCAGCTTCTCACTGATGAGGTTTGGAGAGTCCAAAAATAAGGCATTTGACATTCAGTATCAGCTAGGTGTTCTAATATTCTTTTATGTAgggaataaaactaaaaatagcgcTTTTACCTTTTAGTTATAAGATTTCATTCTTAGTACATATTAATGAATGGTCCTGTTAAAgttgtgctttgctttatgtAAATCtagaaattttacttatttaatagtCTATTTATACATATAGGCCAGTTTACTTTTTTTGTACAACCTGCTACTAGCTTCCTATAGCACTTGATAGGTTTCAGGAAATgttttgaattgcttttgcaagGGATTGTATTACAGCAAATTGACATCggtttttctattatattttacagtgtgacttaaaaaaaaaaagtacgtaAGGTTTATGCGTAAGAGGTAGGGTTTACACCTCCGGTTTTACTTATTTCGAAAGTTTATACCTGTACAAAGTAGAAAGTAAGAGGttagttaaaaaaaggaaaagggtcaCATTCTTTTGCCCTGTTTGGGGTACATGAGGTGGTACTGATATAAAAATTAGGGGTTTTTGATCCAGGGAAAAAACTGTCTGAATATAACTTTTGAATCAGGTGTCTGTGGCACTAGGAGCCCTTCATGTGACCCTCATCAGACATGAACTGCACTTACTAGAGCAATTATGTTAATAGCCAGGTCATCATTTATATCTGCATTGTTTGCTACCAGTAGTCTTATATGGGCCGGGCATCACAGACAAGGAAGGGCATATATCATAATGAGGATAAGAAAACTGGTTCAATCCAAATTCCCTTAAAACACAGCTGTATTTTTCAAGAGCCTGTGTCATCATCAGATTTAGGCTAAGTGCTATGAAGTTGACAAAGGGAGAAAGACTTGAAAGAGGAGGTTACTTCTTACAATATGAAAAGGTGTATTCGTGTCCTTGCCCCTTGCAGAGGGGATTGGTTTATAACCCTTCCACCTGGAGACTTGAATGGGCCATCTCCAGGCAGACTCTCAGCTTCTGTTTCCACCAGAGTGTGGTTCTAGTGAAGTATATGCTTGTGTCCTGGGTTCCACTTCAGCTGCCTTTAGAAGTGAACGGATTGGTGTGTTGTTATCAGGAATTTGAGTGAAGGTTTTATATAATTGCaaaaaacagctttttttttttttttttttttttttacaggctgAAGAATTAGGGatttaaaatggtattttagaatttgttttttaaGACTAACAGATTAAATGGCTGATTATTAAgtattttatacttcttttttcttgtttgcatctcaaatatttatcaaaatctgGGGATGTTTTTTAgggttaatatttgctttgtattGTAAttgatgtttctgtttttaatcctGATCTTTGCAGTGGTGGTATTTTGTGTCTCTGACCTCATTTTCATCTGTTGTCTGTATTTTAGTTAATTATTCTCCTCTCTAGTGATTATCTGTTAAGGAGAATACCGTTTTCCAGAAGCTCTGAGTGGTTTCTAGTTTGTCGTTTTACTAGACCAAGAGAGAAAGGTGTCAGGAGGCTTGTTCTGAAAGGGAAAGGACAGCTCCGGGAGCTATTTGGGGCCTGGCTGGGGAGAGCGTtgcagaaagagaaggaaggtttGGGGAGATGGAAAGGGACTTATTCTGAATCTGAAACTGAAAACCAAAAGCCACCAGGAGTAAGAAACGTAGAATGGAAAAAATGGAACAAGGTCACACAGGTTCTGACTAAATCCCAAAGAGACTGAGCTTCCAGACCTTCCGTATTAGCACTTCCACAGAGAAGAATTGTCCTTCCATGTTGAGTATCTCGGTGACTTTAGTTCATTGTTCAGCATTGTTCAGCTCGTCAGATACGTGTTGCATTTCAGTCTTATCTTCTGAACTGTGTTGTCACTTGGAATGCAGTTAGTGTTTCCTGACTTCCATTCTGCGAGTTGTTAATGAGATGCTGAATTGTGCTGGACCTGGGACCCTCAGAGTGCCATGCGGGCTGACAGTGAATTATCCAGAATTACTCTGCATTTGATATTTGAGCTGTGGTGCATGGGAGTATCCCTTGCCATTCAGCAACATCTCTGCTTCTGTTGCTTTACTTTGACAAGTCTGGATAATGTCTTAACTAAAAGGGCCCCAAGTTATATAACATGTTATTTTTCTCTAATGTGCTTCTTACAAATATCTAGACTTCTGCCAGTTCCTATTATTTGTGTGGCATTGAAATTAGTGCTCTTATCTAATTTTCCTTTTACATCAGTGTTGTTAACTGTTTTAGAGTATATTACATATTAGTTTGATAGCTGTTATAGCTAGGAGGGGAACTGTTACTCGAGATTCTCAAAAATATAGGATTTATGGGTTTCTTTTCTTTGACATGACTTAAAAgtattcatattcatattctttCTTCAGGAATCTGAGGTGATAATTGCCTAGAAATATACAGTTTGCTGTGTTTGAATTAGTATTTGTCTCCAAGAATTCAGGATAATAATGAGTGACTGAacgaacaaaacaaataaataaatattgtgtttcagggaagaaaaaatcccaagaaaataaaaacaaagcaaacaaaactgAAGACATACAGCTGAAGACAAGTGAGCCAGATTCCACCTCTGCAAATATGAGAGATTCTGTGGAAGGTAAGCTTGGGTATTGGACCTGTATGATTCGGGTATACATTGCCACCAGTTACTTTGACTTTGTATCTCCTTGGAATGCCCTTCTGAGAATCATCCAAGAACCATAAACGGTTAAACAGCAAAAAGGTCGCCTGAAATTAATGTGGGAAGTTGAGCCTTACACGTCTAACCTCCCCttcaaaaaaatcattgaaaaccTTCCTTGTGAAGAATGAAGTTATTCCCTGGTTAAAATAAAGTGAAACATCCTGTGTGATTGTATTTACTGGCAGGGACAGGAGGGGGGCTTCTGGGGTGCCAGAACTAGTCCGTCGCTGGGTTGGGATGAGCACACCAGTGTATTTACTGTGTAGACGCCTCACCTTGCTAtacttctctttctgtttttttacttcaattaaaaactcaCTAAAACATATCAAGCACCTTTGATTTTATATATCAGAATGAAAAGTTTCTGTCTTTGTTCTTAGAATTTAAATTCCTACTTTATCTCTTCATGTTTCTCCCCACAAAACTTTCTTCTTTAGAGCCCCTTCTGAGAATTAATATTCTAGGCCCTCCACGATGTAAGAATTCCCGGAGACGGGGATTGAATGTTACTTGGGAAGGCAGATTGCCCTGTGCCGGGTGCCGTTGAGACACCATGTCGAGACTCTTGCCAGTAGAAGTGAAGGGGGCGGTGTGTGTCTTAATTTGTTATGTGGCAAATTCATGCAACAGACCGGGCTTGCTCAAGAGTTCATAGTGACCCAAACAGGCAGATTTCAAAATACAGGCTGTGACTCTTTCAAAAAacatttgcagaaaaaaaaaaaacccaacaaaatatTGTGGATGCcttttataatcattttattaGCACTGTTTGTGGGGATGACATTCGTAAAGGATTGTAATTTTCTGTGGCATCTTACGAAGCAAGAATAGACAAATTTATTTCCCAGAGCCctacctataaaaaaaaaaaagttctgcctGCTGATAGCAGGTTTGCTAAGACATTTGTTTGGACAATAGCAAAAATACTATAAGAACCTTACTACCTATTAGTGgcagaattaaaaaacaatccaacAGTCCCGTCTCCCATTCAATAATTCAGAACAGTTATTTTTTCCTGATATAACATCAGGTCCTGTGAAGAAAAGATACTTAATGTTTTGCTTGCTTGTGGTACAGCTGGTCAGTATTTGATTGGTTCTCTACGTTGTGGCTGTCAGCCTCTCCTGCATGTTCTGTTTGGTCCTCAGAAAGTAGTCTGTATACTGAGCAGGCAGTTCAGACTCTTCCTTGTGTTTCCCAAACCATCCTTTATGTTTAAAACTCACCAGACCTCGAGCGTGGACACACTTTGGTTCATAGAGCCGTGCACATTTTGGTTCATATTACTTTGGGCAGTTTTAAATCTGGGATTGTTTACCAatcatagaaaaaatatttccattaaaagAAGCCATGGATTTTGGCTAAAAATGAACTGTATAAAGAAATTTTTGAGCCCTAGAgatgttattttcatttcttttgtctcattttgatttttttttagcgatgtgctgggtctttgttgaaaatgtatttggaaaGGGAGTTAGCTCCTAATTTGAAATACATTACTACCATCAAATGACTGGTTTCCCAGTTTGTGGAAAACTCATGCAATTTAAGAAATACGTCTGGAGGAAAGAAGGCTGGTGTCCATTTAGAGGCAGAAACCTTATTGCTAGTGGATGTAGAGGTAGATGGGGAAAAAGGAAGACTGATATTCCTAGGAAACAGCAGGAGGACTAGGACGGAATCATTGAGCTTATATTAATACCTTGCATGTACAGAGTTTGAAAAGGTGGGCCTTTAAAACCCTTCCTTGTCCCCTGTGTCCAGGCAGTCACCAAGTTTGTTTACAGGACTCCGGTAGCGTATCTCCATGATCTGACCgcttttttttctgcctcttctGCTTCTTTCCGTTTCCATCTCTCAGTGTAGGTAGCCAACCTCTCCCTTCTAATGCCACTGCATCAGTATTGGTTTTCTGCCTCTTCCCAACCCCGTAACACACACTGCAGCCAAATCTCCCAAATGGCACTCTCCtgctttaaaatatcttaatggctccccattgcctccAGCTAAGTCCACACTAATTTACAGTGAGCTGCATGTTTTGATTGCTCCTGCTTGATTTTCCTCTTCTTGTCCTTCAGGTTCTGCCTGCTTAATACTTTCTCTAAGAAGCCTCCCCTGATCAATTAACCAAGCCACTGGGTGTTCCTCCcgtgggctttctgtcctgtgccTTGTTAACCGTGTACTTCCATAAGCTTGACCATTAATTCATTGTAGTAGTGTTGCCTGCTTGCCTCGCTCCTGTTAAAGTGGAGCTCTATAAGGATAAGGATCTTGGTGGCCTTATTCACCTAGTACTGATGTACAGTAAATACTTGTCCAGTGAATAGGGGGAGAGCCAGTTAATAGAACCAGGAGAAGTCAGAGTAGCTCTGCTTCCTCTACAGACCCATTCTTAACTCTTCAGGTATCTGCAGTAAAAGGGGTGTAATTCAACAGAGAGTTAGGTGGTCCTGTAGAGAAAGCAGTATCGTGGGCCATCCCCATCAGCATTAAACGCTCTATAACAGCTCCTGTCTCAGAGGCCCTTGCTGTCCCTGTGTTTCCTTCTAGCTGCTACCCCCATTTTTCTGCTTTCCTTTACAGCTGAACTTGAGAGAGTTGCTTATAGTCTCcctgtctctccttccttctgttcTCTTCTGAACTCCTTTAGGCCTTTTCCCCCACTGCTCCACCAAAACTGTTGTTGTCACCATCACCACACCTCCACCGTAGCAAATGGAATGTTCAATTCTCATTCCCATCTTACCCAGCCCATTAGCAGTTCTGGACACAGCTGATCACTCCCTCCTTAGTTTAAGGGCTGCCACTCTCTTGGCTCTCCAGATACCTCCCTGGCCATTCCTCTGAACCCTGGGTACTGGAGTCATCTGGGGGATACAGCCATCCCCCCTCTTCTGTCTGCATTCGTCCTCCAAGTGACCTCGTCCAGACCCATGCTCCAAGTGCCATTTCTAGTCTGAGGACTTAGCCATTTCTAGGCTTAGCCTCTTTTCGACCGTGAGTCATGTATAACTACTTAATATCTTTACTTGGATATTTATGAGGTACCTCAAACTTCAGCACGTCCAGAGTAAACTCTAGTTTCGCCCCaacacacacaaacgcacacagACCAGACTTGCTTTTCTCTCCGTCTAATACAGTTTAGTGAGCAGGGTAACGGCAGTTGCTGTGGAATCCTCCTTGACccttcctcctccaccaccacccaccgTAGTCAGTCAACAAGCACATCTTGTCAGCTTCATCTCCAAAAGAATCCAGAGTCTGACCACTTCCTACGACCTCCCCAAGCCACTCTCGTCTCTTCTCCTGGAAGATATAGTGGGGTTGCCTCCACCCTTGTCCACCTACAGTTTTCTGTCTTCCTCGTAGCACCTGGAGTGATTCTCTTGTATTTCAGTCGATCATATATTTCTCTGTTAGAACTTTCCGGTAGCTCCCTGTTTTACTCAAAGTAAAGGCCAACAGCCTACAAGTCTCTGCATGAGCTGATCTCATCTCCTGCTCTCCTTTCTCCCCCCCCCCGTATGGGCCGCCCCTCCTCGCCCTACGGCCTCTACGACTTCCTGGCCGTTCCTTGACCACATCTAACATGCTCTTGACTCAGAGCTTACGCATTTAACTGTTTCCTCTGTGCAGAGGGCTTCCGTCCCCCAGATGTTTGCATGACTCATTTTCTTTAGGTCTCTGCTCGCCTGTCACCTTGCTGGCGAGTCCACCTGTGCACCAGTCACCTCACGTTGGGCTGGGCTGGATTCCTCCTGGGCGTAGAGACTCAGAAGTGacttcagatttctttttccttctctgaggtACTCCTGAGTCCTCCATAATTTAATCAGCCTTGGAAGAAGTGAGCTCCGAAGTTCCTTTTACATGAAAAATTATGATCGCATGATTTTGGAAAATGTTCTAGCTCTCAGTATATAGTTTTagtcaggaaggagggagagaatcaTTGCATTCAAGGCAGACCAGTAAGAATCTAACCTGGTAATATGTTTAGCAATTTTCTTGTTTCCGTTTGGAATCATGAAAAATTGGAATTCATGACCATCGTATCTTGAATTTCAGTATCAACTACTCCAACACAGTTTTAAGCACTACAGTTTCTGTAAACAAAAATGTGTTTATATGTATGCGacgaaacacaaaagaacctaaGCTCCTTTAGGCATTTATTGTTCACATTGTATCCTCACTGCCCACTGAGCTGCCTGGTACAGAGCAGGTGCcctgtaaacatttgttgaatgagtgaaatgGAATTTTATGCAGTacaatttataaccgagaaagtAGAGCTGTGTTTTGTTACGACCTCCCTTACACATTTAGGGGGTAAGAGAAATAACGTGAATAATGGAAACTGATCACAAGTGGCTGGTGTGTGCCCTCACTTCCGTGCTTCTGCCTCCCTGTGCTTTCCAGGCCCCAGAGACGCAGACGAGAAGCCTTCTGCTTCCGCCGCCGAGCAGACGGCCGCCCTTCAGGAGGTGGTGAGTCAGGATGTGCCTCCGGAGCTCGCCCTCCCGCCCCCTGCCCAGGACCCCCAGGCGGGACCAGCCGCGGAGCTGGAAGCAGCACGTAGTGAGGCGAACGacctggaggaggaagaggaggagggggaggaggaggaggaggaggaggaggaggaggagttggatgaagaggaggaggaagcagctGACGTGCCAGATGAAAGCTCCATGAAAGAGCCGGAGATACGATGTGACGAGAAGCCAGAGGATTTATTAGAAGAACCAAAAACTGTTCCGAAGGACACTCTTGAAGACTCTCCAGAGGTAGCACCTGCTCTCAGAATTCCCAAAGCTAAAGAAGAGGCCAATGGTGACGTGTTTGAAACGTTTCTGTTTCCGTGTCAGCATTGCGAGAGGAAGTTCACGACCAAACAGGGGCTGGAACGGCACATGCACATCCACATATCCACGGTAAACCACGCCTTCAAGTGCAAGTACTGCGGGAAGGCGTTCGGCACGCAGATCAACAGGCGGCGGCACGAGCGGCGCCACGAGGCGGGGCTGAAGCGGAAGCCCAGCCTGACACTCCGGCTGCCGGAGGCCCCAGCCGATGGCCAGGCGCCCGGGGACGCCGCTCCTCCGAAGGATGACGCGCAGCCCCCCGGTCTTGGGCAAGACGCCCTGACCTTGAATTCAGAGAAGGCTTCCCAAGACACAGTGAATTCTTCTGTTGCAGAAGAGAACGGAGAAGTGAAAGAGCTTCATCCGTGCCAATACTGTAAAAAGGTTTTTGGAACTCACACTAACATGAGGCGGCATCAGCGCAGGGTTCACGAGCGTCACCTGATTCCCAAAGGTGTGCGGCGGAAAGGGGGTCTCCTCGAAGAGCAGCAGCCCCCAGCAGAGCAGGCCGCGCCTGCCCAGAGTGTCTACGTACCCAGCACAGagccagaggaggagggggaggcagacGACGTGTACATCATGGACATTTCTAGCAATATCTCTGAAAATTTAAATTACTATATTGATGGGAAAATTCAGACCAGCTGCAGCACCAGCAACTGTGACGTTATTGAGATGGAATCCAGTTCGGCAGACTTGTATGGTATCAACTGTCTGCTCGCTCCGGTTACGgtggaaataactcaaaataTAAAGACCACACAGGTCCCTGTAACAGATGATCTTCCTAAAGAGCCTTCCAGCAGCACACACAGCGAGCCCAAGAAACGGAGGACTGCCAGTCCTCCTGTGTTGCCCAGGATTAAAGCTGAGACCGAGTCTGAGCCCGTAGCGCCTTCGTGTTCCTTGAGTCTGCCTCTCAGCATATCAACCACGGAGGCCGTATCGTtccacaaagagaaaaatgtgtatttgtcATCAAAGCTCAAACAACTTCTTCAAACCCAGGATAAACTGACTCCTCCTGCAGGGATTTCAGCCACTGAAATACCTAAATTAGGTCCCGTCTGTGTGTCCACTCCTGCGTCGATGCTGCCTGTGACCTCGAGCAGGTTTAAGAGGCGGACCAGCTCTCCCCCCAGCTCTCCACAACACAGTCCTGCCCTTCGAGACTTCGGAAAGCCAGGCGATGGGAAAGCCATGTGGACTGAGGCAGTTCTAAGTTCCAAAAAGCCCAAATTAGAAAGTCATAGCAACTCACCAGCATGGAGTTTGTCTgggagagatgagagagaaacTGGGAGCCCTCCAGGCTTTGATGAATATAAAGTATCTAAAGAGTGGGCAGCTAGTTCTACTTTTAGCAATGTATGCAACCAACAGCCACTGGATTTATCCAGCGGGGTAAAACAGAAGGCTGAGGGTACGGGCAAGGCTCCAGTCCAGTGGGAATCTGTGCTAGATCTCAGTGTGCATAAAAAGCCTAGTAGTGACTCTGAAGGCAAGGAATTCAAAGAAAATCATTTGGTGCAGCCagcctgcagtgctgtaaagaaaaagaaaccaaccaCCTGCATGCTACAGAAGGTCCTTCTCAATGAATACAATGGCGTCGACTTACCTGTAGAAAATGCTCCAGATGTGACCAGGAGCCCCAGTCCTTGTAAACCCCTAGGTCCTCAGCCGGACCCTGACCTTGGTCCCGACTCTAGCTTATCTGCCCCTCCTGGCGAGTCTTCTCCTTCGTCACCTGCCCTGCAGACATCTTCCCTTTCTTCCGGGCAGCTGCCGCCTCTCTTGACCCCAACCAATCCCTCTTCCCCCCAACCCTGTCCTCCTGTGTTAACTGttgccaccccaccccctccactgCTTCCTACTGTACCTCTTCCAGCCCCCGCTTCCGGGGCATCCCCTCATCCGTGTCCCTCTCCACTCTCGAATGCCACCGCACAGTCCCCACTTCCAATTCTTTCCCCAACGGTGTCTCCCTCGCCATCTCCCATTCCTTCCGTGGAGCCCCTTATGTCTGCTGCTTCACCGGGGCCTCCGACACTCTCTTCATCTTCCTCCTCATCTTCTTCGCCTTCATTCTcttcttcatcctcctcctcttctccttcgCCACCTCCTCTCTCAGCAGTATCGTCTGTGGTTTCCTCTGGGGATAATCTGGAAGCCTGTCTCCCCATGATATCTTTTAAACAGGAGGAATTAGAGAATGAAGGTCTGAAAGCGAGGGAAGAATCCCAGTCTGCCACTGCGCGGGATATCGTTCAGGAgacattcaacaaaaattttgtCTGCAACGTCTGTGAATCACCTTTTCTTTCCATTAAAGATCTAACCAaacatttatccattcatgcCGAGGAATGGCCCTTCAAATGTGAATTTTGTGTGCAGCTCTTTAAGGCTAAAACTGATTTGTCAGAACATCGCTTTCTGCTTCATGGAGTTGGGAATATCTTTGTGTGTTCGGTTTGTAAAAAAGAATTTGCGTTTTTGTGCAATCTGCAGCAGCACCAGCGAGATCTCCACCCCGATAAAGTGTGCACACACCATGAGTTTGAAAGTGGCACCCTGAGACCCCAGAACTTTACGGATCCCAGCAAGGCCCACGTAGAGCATATGCAGAGTCTGCCAGAAGATCCTTTAGAAACGTCTAAAGAAGAAGAGGAGCTGAACGATTCCTCAGAAGAGCTTTACACGACCATAAAAATAATGGCTTCTGGAATAAAGACGAAAGATCCAGATGTTCGATTGGGTCTCAATCAACATTACCCAAGCTTTAAACCTCCTCCATTTCAGTACCATCACCGCAACCCCCTGGGCATTGGTGTGACGGCCACGAATTTCACTACACACAATATCCCACAGACGTTTACTACCGCCATTCGCTGCACCAAGTGTGGGAAAGGTGTGGACAACATGCCTGAGCTGCACAGACACATCCTGGCATGTGCTTCCGCTAGTGACAAGAAGAGGTATACCCCGAAGAAAAATCCAGTCCCACTGAAACAGACTGTGCAGCCCAGAAACGGTGTGGTGGTTTTGGACAACTCTGGGAAGAATGCCTTCAGACGCATGGGACAGCCCAAAAGACTGAACTTCAGCGTTGAGCTCAGCAAAATGTCCTCCAATAAGCTCAAGTTAAATGcgttgaagaaaaaaaaccagctTGTCCAGAAAGCCATCCTTCAAAAAAACAAATCTGCAAAGCAGAAGGCCGACCTAAAAAACGCTCCTGAGTCGTCCTCGCACATCTGCCCGTACTGCAACAGGGAGTTCACGTACATCGGGAGCCTGAACAAGCACGCCGCTTTCAGCTGCCCCAAGAAACCTCTTTctccttccaaaaaaaaagtttcccatTCATCCAAGAAAGGAGGACACCCGTCACCTGCAGGTAGTGACAAAACCAACAGCAGCAGCCACCGCAGACGGACAGCGGATGCAGAGATCAAAATGCAGAGCATGCAGGCGCCTTTGGGCAAGACCAGAGCTCGCAGCTCGGGCCCTGCACAGGTCCCACCGCCCTCCTCGTCCTTCAGATCCAAGCAGAATGTTAAATTTGCAGCTTCGGTTAAGTCCAAAAAACCAAGCTCCTCCTTAAGGAACTCGAGCCCGATACGAATGGCCAAAATGACTCACAACGAGAGCAAGAAGCCCAAAGCTGCCGCCAAGAATCATGCAGCTCAGCTCTCGGGCAAGACGTGTCGGAGCCTGCACGTGAGGGCACAGAAAAGCAGAGCCGTCCTACAGAGCAAATCGGCCTCGGCCAGTAGGAAACGGACGGACAGGTTCAATGTAAAATCTAGAGAACGAAGTGGGGGGCCAATCACCCGAAGCCTGCAGCTGGCAGCTGCTGCCGACCCGAGTGAGAACAGGAGGGAGGACGGCAGTGGCAAGCAGGAGCTGAAGGACTTCAGGTAAGCGAGGCTCCAGGGCCGGAGGAATTCAGAGCTCAAGAGCGAGGGGGGAAAGACGGTTGGAAGAAAACACTGTCTTTGCCCAatggcttcttttcctttttcctgcacGATTTTGACATAAGCATTTAAAGGAAATAGCTGTTGCTTAAGGTGTAGGCCGGCGTGAAGGAGGGTCAGTGCTTTGGCTGTTGTAGAGATGGATACCTACAGCTTTTATTTCAGGCGTAGGACTCACAAAGTGGTACAGTTTCTTTAATAGGGCCAGTTATGAATTGGATTTGAAGCCATGAAAAGCTCCCCAAAGCACCCTACTATGAAAAGGTGAAATTCTCTCAAACTTCCTTTATATCTTGGGTGGTATCCCAGTGTCACTTGTATTATTTCCTGATCATAGCTTACTTCTTAACGTTAAGATGGATCACGGAGTTCATTAAAACCACGTTACAACCTGGTTTAATATTTCTGTGACTTAAGTGCAGTTCTAGCAACTGAGACTGCTTTTTACTATTCAtgctttcttttattgtgttttaattttaacaactTGCCTCTTggttaaaataaatcaaaacacaGCACCCTATTCCTTTTAAAATGCCGTATGTCCTCCCACTCGCTCCTGTTCTCAGGCATAGGGTGATAAACAGCCAGATTCCCACGGGCGGGAGGAGGAGAGAGTGCCTGCTGAGGCCAGGCCATGGTTCTTTCCGGTGCGGGTGGGGGACGGAGGGCAGGTCACCCCACTTGTCAGTGCCTTTGTTTCCCCGGCGTGATGCCAGAGCCCATCTTAGGTCTGAGGTGATTTCACTGTTCATCCTGTGTTCTTCCAATATTAAGAGCTGTTCTTAGCGACAGGTAAAAACATAGGGCAGGAGTTAAGTTTGTTCCATTGACTTCTCAGACTTTCTAAGTTAGTTCAAACGTGAGTGGAGTGCACTCTTGGTATTCCTGTGGTTTCCTGAATAACGCCTCCAGGTTCATCTCA encodes:
- the PRDM2 gene encoding PR domain zinc finger protein 2 isoform X3 gives rise to the protein MWEVYYPNLGWMCVDATDPEKGNWLRYVNWACSGEEQNLFPLEINRAIYYKTLKPIAPGEELLVWYNGEDNPEIAAAIEEERASARSKRSSPKSRKGKKKSQENKNKANKTEDIQLKTSEPDSTSANMRDSVEGPRDADEKPSASAAEQTAALQEVVSQDVPPELALPPPAQDPQAGPAAELEAARSEANDLEEEEEEGEEEEEEEEEEELDEEEEEAADVPDESSMKEPEIRCDEKPEDLLEEPKTVPKDTLEDSPEVAPALRIPKAKEEANGDVFETFLFPCQHCERKFTTKQGLERHMHIHISTVNHAFKCKYCGKAFGTQINRRRHERRHEAGLKRKPSLTLRLPEAPADGQAPGDAAPPKDDAQPPGLGQDALTLNSEKASQDTVNSSVAEENGEVKELHPCQYCKKVFGTHTNMRRHQRRVHERHLIPKGVRRKGGLLEEQQPPAEQAAPAQSVYVPSTEPEEEGEADDVYIMDISSNISENLNYYIDGKIQTSCSTSNCDVIEMESSSADLYGINCLLAPVTVEITQNIKTTQVPVTDDLPKEPSSSTHSEPKKRRTASPPVLPRIKAETESEPVAPSCSLSLPLSISTTEAVSFHKEKNVYLSSKLKQLLQTQDKLTPPAGISATEIPKLGPVCVSTPASMLPVTSSRFKRRTSSPPSSPQHSPALRDFGKPGDGKAMWTEAVLSSKKPKLESHSNSPAWSLSGRDERETGSPPGFDEYKVSKEWAASSTFSNVCNQQPLDLSSGVKQKAEGTGKAPVQWESVLDLSVHKKPSSDSEGKEFKENHLVQPACSAVKKKKPTTCMLQKVLLNEYNGVDLPVENAPDVTRSPSPCKPLGPQPDPDLGPDSSLSAPPGESSPSSPALQTSSLSSGQLPPLLTPTNPSSPQPCPPVLTVATPPPPLLPTVPLPAPASGASPHPCPSPLSNATAQSPLPILSPTVSPSPSPIPSVEPLMSAASPGPPTLSSSSSSSSSPSFSSSSSSSSPSPPPLSAVSSVVSSGDNLEACLPMISFKQEELENEGLKAREESQSATARDIVQETFNKNFVCNVCESPFLSIKDLTKHLSIHAEEWPFKCEFCVQLFKAKTDLSEHRFLLHGVGNIFVCSVCKKEFAFLCNLQQHQRDLHPDKVCTHHEFESGTLRPQNFTDPSKAHVEHMQSLPEDPLETSKEEEELNDSSEELYTTIKIMASGIKTKDPDVRLGLNQHYPSFKPPPFQYHHRNPLGIGVTATNFTTHNIPQTFTTAIRCTKCGKGVDNMPELHRHILACASASDKKRYTPKKNPVPLKQTVQPRNGVVVLDNSGKNAFRRMGQPKRLNFSVELSKMSSNKLKLNALKKKNQLVQKAILQKNKSAKQKADLKNAPESSSHICPYCNREFTYIGSLNKHAAFSCPKKPLSPSKKKVSHSSKKGGHPSPAGSDKTNSSSHRRRTADAEIKMQSMQAPLGKTRARSSGPAQVPPPSSSFRSKQNVKFAASVKSKKPSSSLRNSSPIRMAKMTHNESKKPKAAAKNHAAQLSGKTCRSLHVRAQKSRAVLQSKSASASRKRTDRFNVKSRERSGGPITRSLQLAAAADPSENRREDGSGKQELKDFSYSLRLASRCPPPAAPYITRQCRNVKATAAAQLQGSLFKE